In Dehalococcoidia bacterium, a genomic segment contains:
- the gcvPB gene encoding aminomethyl-transferring glycine dehydrogenase subunit GcvPB, translated as MAFVPGRPDPKEEVIGARLTFDRSRPGRKGVDLPPLDVPEAPLPPSGLLREELRLPELAQNEVVRYFLSLSRLNYSVDTGFYPLGSCTMKYNPKVNEEVSRLPGFLHLHPLQDEATVQGALELMFRLQEALCRITGMDACSLAPAAGAHGELVGMLMVKAYLQDKGEGHRHKVLVPDSAHGTNPASAAMCGFQVVTIPSDGEGNVDLAALQESLGPDVAAMMLTVPSTLGLFDPNIERIAAMVHDCGALLYGDGANQNAFLGRARFGDMGFDVVHLNLHKTFSTPHGGGGPGAGPVCCKAHLAPYLPVPVVTQEGGQFLLSRPPRSIGRVVAFWGHFGVLLRAYAYIRSLGDQGMRAVSEHAVVNANYVRVRLKGAYHLPYDRPCLHEVVFSASRQRAKGVKALDIAKRLIDYGFHPPTMYFPLIVPEALMIEPTETESKENLDAFCEAMLAIAREVEECPEVVREAPHTAPLHRLDEATAARRPVLRWQGEG; from the coding sequence ATGGCATTCGTCCCCGGACGCCCAGACCCAAAAGAGGAGGTCATCGGCGCCCGCCTCACCTTTGACCGCTCCCGTCCCGGCAGAAAGGGGGTGGACCTGCCGCCCCTGGACGTGCCGGAGGCCCCGCTCCCGCCATCGGGGCTGCTGAGGGAGGAGCTACGGTTGCCGGAGCTGGCCCAGAATGAGGTGGTGCGCTACTTCTTGTCCCTCTCCCGCCTCAACTACTCCGTAGACACGGGCTTCTACCCCTTGGGCTCCTGCACCATGAAGTACAACCCCAAGGTGAACGAGGAGGTGTCCCGCCTTCCTGGGTTCCTACACCTTCACCCCTTGCAGGACGAGGCCACCGTGCAAGGAGCCCTAGAGCTCATGTTCCGCCTGCAGGAGGCCCTGTGTCGCATCACGGGGATGGATGCCTGCAGCCTGGCCCCGGCTGCCGGCGCCCATGGCGAGCTGGTGGGCATGCTCATGGTGAAGGCCTACCTGCAGGACAAGGGGGAGGGGCACCGCCATAAGGTGCTGGTGCCCGACTCGGCCCATGGCACCAACCCGGCCAGCGCCGCCATGTGCGGCTTCCAGGTGGTGACCATCCCCTCCGATGGAGAGGGGAACGTAGACCTGGCCGCCCTCCAGGAGTCCCTAGGCCCCGATGTGGCGGCCATGATGCTCACCGTCCCCTCTACCCTAGGTCTCTTCGACCCCAACATCGAGCGCATCGCGGCCATGGTGCACGATTGTGGTGCCCTCCTCTACGGGGACGGGGCCAACCAGAACGCCTTCCTGGGGCGGGCCCGCTTCGGGGACATGGGGTTCGATGTGGTGCACCTCAACCTGCACAAGACCTTCTCCACCCCTCATGGCGGGGGTGGGCCCGGGGCGGGGCCCGTGTGCTGCAAGGCCCATCTGGCGCCCTATCTCCCCGTTCCCGTGGTCACGCAGGAGGGGGGTCAGTTCCTCCTATCCCGCCCGCCGAGGTCCATCGGGCGGGTGGTGGCCTTTTGGGGTCACTTCGGGGTGCTTCTGCGGGCCTATGCCTACATCCGGTCCCTGGGCGACCAAGGGATGCGGGCCGTATCTGAGCATGCCGTGGTCAACGCCAATTACGTGCGGGTGCGCCTTAAGGGGGCCTATCACCTCCCCTACGACCGCCCCTGCCTGCACGAAGTGGTCTTTTCAGCGTCCCGCCAGCGGGCCAAAGGGGTCAAGGCCCTAGACATCGCCAAGCGCCTCATAGACTATGGGTTCCATCCCCCTACCATGTACTTTCCCCTCATCGTCCCTGAGGCCCTGATGATCGAGCCCACGGAGACGGAGTCCAAGGAGAACCTGGACGCCTTCTGCGAGGCCATGCTGGCCATCGCCAGGGAGGTGGAGGAATGCCCAGAGGTGGTGCGGGAGGCCCCCCACACCGCACCCCTCCACCGTCTGGACGAGGCCACGGCCGCCCGTCGACCCGTCCTGCGCTGGCAAGGGGAGGGGTGA
- a CDS encoding MBL fold metallo-hydrolase, with amino-acid sequence MGRWLKLGRLDLLVVSDGPIAFDAGALFGVTPRIMWEPLVGPLDEYHRLRAGLNCLVVRVAGKTVLVETGVGTKGGRAPAGIDLKETGRLLDALAQEGIRPQDVDIVINTHLHFDHAGGNTTLAEGRVVPTFPRARYFLPKGEWEEAQRPNERTRATYLAENFEPLMAARQVELVEGEVEVVRGVRMVPAPGHTAHHMVVEVESEGELAIYIAEVAQHPIMLERLAWLSAFDVLPLVSLETKKRLVEKALEKRALLIAVHAPFPGLGRLTLEEGKRRWLPLEGGG; translated from the coding sequence ATGGGCCGTTGGCTCAAGCTAGGGAGACTGGACCTCCTGGTGGTGAGCGATGGGCCCATCGCTTTCGATGCTGGTGCCCTCTTCGGCGTCACTCCCCGCATCATGTGGGAGCCCTTGGTGGGGCCCCTGGACGAATATCACCGCTTGCGGGCCGGCCTTAACTGTCTGGTGGTGCGGGTGGCAGGCAAGACCGTCCTGGTGGAGACGGGGGTGGGCACTAAGGGTGGCAGGGCCCCTGCCGGCATCGACCTGAAGGAGACCGGCCGCCTCCTGGATGCCCTGGCTCAGGAGGGCATCAGGCCTCAAGACGTGGACATCGTCATCAACACCCATCTCCACTTCGACCATGCCGGGGGCAACACCACGTTGGCAGAGGGGCGGGTGGTGCCCACCTTCCCCCGCGCTCGCTACTTCCTGCCCAAGGGGGAATGGGAGGAGGCCCAGCGCCCCAACGAGCGCACCCGGGCCACCTACCTGGCTGAGAACTTCGAGCCCCTCATGGCGGCCCGGCAGGTGGAGCTGGTGGAAGGGGAGGTGGAGGTGGTCCGCGGCGTGCGGATGGTGCCTGCCCCGGGCCACACCGCCCATCACATGGTGGTGGAGGTGGAATCGGAGGGGGAGCTGGCCATCTATATAGCAGAGGTGGCCCAGCACCCCATCATGCTAGAACGGCTGGCCTGGCTCTCGGCCTTCGACGTGCTGCCCCTGGTGAGCCTGGAGACGAAGAAGCGGCTGGTGGAGAAGGCGTTGGAAAAGCGGGCCCTCCTCATAGCTGTGCACGCCCCCTTCCCCGGCCTAGGGCGGCTGACCTTAGAGGAAGGTAAACGCCGTTGGCTCCCTCTAGAGGGAGGGGGATAA
- the gcvPA gene encoding aminomethyl-transferring glycine dehydrogenase subunit GcvPA, protein MIHPYLPNTPDDVQAMLQVIGVEDVEELFADIPAHLRVEGLGLPPPLSEMELMGEMSALASRNRAVGQGVACFLGAGAYRHYIPATVMAVVSRPEFYTAYTPYQPEISQGTLQAIFEFQSMVCELLAMDVANAGMYDGATALAEGCLMAAAVTGRRRIAVLDTVHPHYLEVVRTYAWGRGLAVDVLSPEHPEVGEEHACLAVQSPNFFGYLEDMEALSQAAHRVGALLVTSTDPISLGMFRPPGQYGADIATAEGQPLGWPLSFGGPYLGLFAARKELLRHMPGRIVGRTTDRQGRAGYVLTLQTREQHIRRERATSNICTSQQLVALAATVYLATVGREGLRRIAQLCYHKAHYAASRIAQLPGYSLPLQGIFFKEFVVGCPRPPAEINGALLEMGIIGGLDVSWRIDNGMLLCVTEMNTRQEIDRLVEALASLAPR, encoded by the coding sequence ATGATACATCCCTATCTGCCCAACACCCCTGACGATGTGCAGGCCATGCTCCAGGTCATTGGCGTGGAGGATGTGGAGGAGCTGTTCGCCGACATCCCTGCTCATCTGCGGGTGGAGGGCCTGGGCCTGCCGCCTCCCCTTTCGGAGATGGAGCTGATGGGGGAGATGTCCGCGCTGGCCTCCCGCAACCGGGCGGTGGGGCAGGGGGTGGCCTGCTTTCTAGGGGCGGGAGCCTATCGACACTACATCCCGGCCACCGTCATGGCCGTGGTATCCCGACCCGAGTTCTATACCGCCTATACCCCCTACCAGCCCGAGATCAGCCAAGGCACCCTCCAGGCCATCTTCGAGTTCCAGAGTATGGTGTGCGAGCTTTTGGCCATGGATGTGGCCAACGCTGGCATGTACGACGGTGCCACAGCCCTGGCCGAGGGTTGCCTCATGGCCGCCGCCGTCACCGGGCGGCGTCGCATAGCCGTCCTGGATACAGTCCATCCCCATTACCTGGAGGTGGTGCGCACCTACGCCTGGGGGAGGGGACTGGCGGTGGACGTTCTATCCCCAGAGCACCCCGAGGTGGGGGAGGAGCACGCCTGCCTGGCCGTCCAGAGCCCCAACTTCTTTGGTTACCTGGAGGATATGGAGGCCCTCTCCCAAGCTGCTCACCGAGTGGGGGCCCTACTGGTCACCAGTACCGACCCCATCTCCCTGGGGATGTTCCGCCCGCCGGGCCAGTATGGGGCCGACATCGCCACGGCGGAGGGCCAGCCTCTGGGTTGGCCCCTATCCTTCGGCGGGCCATACTTGGGGCTCTTCGCCGCCCGCAAGGAGCTATTACGCCACATGCCGGGGCGCATCGTGGGCCGCACCACCGACCGCCAGGGGAGGGCGGGCTACGTCCTCACCCTTCAGACACGGGAGCAGCACATAAGGAGGGAACGCGCCACCTCCAACATCTGCACCAGCCAGCAGTTGGTGGCCCTGGCGGCCACCGTATATCTGGCCACGGTGGGGCGGGAAGGCCTGCGGCGCATCGCCCAGCTCTGCTACCACAAGGCCCATTATGCCGCCTCCCGCATCGCCCAGCTCCCGGGGTACTCCCTGCCTCTCCAGGGCATCTTCTTCAAAGAGTTCGTGGTGGGGTGCCCAAGGCCGCCCGCTGAGATCAACGGGGCCCTCTTGGAGATGGGTATCATCGGCGGCCTGGACGTCTCCTGGCGCATCGACAACGGCATGCTTTTGTGTGTCACCGAGATGAACACGCGCCAGGAAATAGACCGGCTGGTGGAGGCCCTGGCCTCCCTAGCGCCGAGGTGA
- the gcvT gene encoding glycine cleavage system aminomethyltransferase GcvT, whose amino-acid sequence MSSLLLRTPLYQEHVRLGARMFPFAGWEMPLQYRGIIEEHRAVRTAAGMFDVSHMGRYWVVGEGAATALRRLTTYNVTALPQGMGHYSFLCREDGGILDDVYVFRPAQQRFLVVANAANAEKVWGWLRAHITPSVGLENVHRETAMIAVQGPKAVAISATALSLPLAHLHRRGCLETTWEGQLLFASRTGYTGEDGLELVVPSSHGPLLWQRLLEAGVVPCGLGARDTLRLEASLPLYGQDIDESVNPVELGLTFAVSLDDDADFLGREAIVRALREGPKRVLSCLRAEGRGVMRPGCSVLHEGRPVGTITSGGHSPMLGVSIGMAFLPPSLAQVGTRLIVDVRGRPLPVRVVRRPFYRPPK is encoded by the coding sequence ATGTCCTCCCTCCTCCTGCGCACCCCCTTATACCAGGAGCACGTAAGGTTAGGGGCGCGCATGTTCCCCTTCGCTGGCTGGGAGATGCCCCTGCAGTATCGGGGCATCATCGAGGAGCACCGGGCCGTTCGCACGGCAGCGGGCATGTTCGACGTCTCCCACATGGGCCGGTACTGGGTGGTGGGGGAGGGGGCAGCCACCGCCCTGCGCCGCCTCACCACATATAACGTGACCGCTCTACCTCAGGGCATGGGCCACTACTCCTTCCTCTGCCGTGAGGACGGCGGCATCCTGGACGACGTATACGTCTTCCGTCCAGCGCAGCAGCGCTTCCTGGTGGTGGCCAACGCCGCCAACGCCGAGAAGGTCTGGGGCTGGCTCCGGGCCCATATAACCCCATCTGTGGGGCTGGAGAACGTGCACCGAGAGACGGCCATGATAGCGGTGCAGGGGCCAAAGGCGGTGGCCATCTCCGCTACCGCCCTTTCCCTCCCCCTGGCCCACCTCCACCGCCGCGGCTGCCTGGAGACGACCTGGGAGGGACAGCTCCTGTTCGCCTCTCGCACCGGATATACGGGGGAAGACGGGCTGGAGCTGGTGGTGCCCTCTTCCCATGGCCCCCTCCTCTGGCAGCGTCTCCTAGAGGCGGGGGTCGTCCCATGCGGCCTGGGGGCCCGCGACACCCTCCGCCTGGAGGCCTCCCTCCCCCTCTACGGCCAGGACATCGATGAGAGCGTCAACCCCGTGGAGCTGGGCCTCACCTTCGCCGTCTCCCTGGACGACGATGCTGACTTCTTGGGGCGGGAGGCCATCGTCAGGGCCCTGCGGGAGGGGCCCAAGCGCGTCCTCTCCTGTCTCCGGGCGGAGGGGAGGGGCGTCATGCGCCCAGGGTGCTCTGTCCTCCACGAGGGGCGGCCAGTAGGGACCATCACTAGCGGCGGCCACTCCCCTATGCTGGGGGTGAGCATCGGCATGGCCTTCCTGCCCCCGTCCTTGGCCCAGGTGGGCACTCGCCTTATAGTAGACGTGAGGGGCCGTCCCCTGCCTGTGCGGGTGGTGCGGCGTCCCTTCTACAGACCACCCAAATAG
- the gcvH gene encoding glycine cleavage system protein GcvH: MPSPQDRLYTREHEWVKVEDQIGTVGITDYAQDQLGDIVYVQLPQVGQQVRHMEPFGEIESVKAVSDLYAPVSGEVVEVNGELEDHPELVNQDPYGRGWMIKVRLSDPTELERLMTAQEYDHYIAQEAQA, encoded by the coding sequence ATGCCCAGCCCCCAAGACCGCCTCTACACTAGGGAGCATGAGTGGGTGAAGGTGGAAGACCAGATAGGGACGGTGGGCATCACCGATTACGCCCAGGACCAATTAGGGGACATCGTTTATGTGCAGCTGCCCCAGGTGGGCCAGCAGGTGCGACATATGGAGCCCTTCGGCGAGATCGAATCGGTCAAGGCGGTGTCCGACCTCTATGCGCCCGTGAGCGGGGAGGTGGTGGAGGTCAACGGGGAGCTGGAGGACCACCCCGAGCTAGTAAACCAGGACCCCTATGGCCGGGGCTGGATGATAAAGGTGCGCCTCTCTGACCCCACAGAGCTGGAGAGGCTCATGACAGCCCAGGAATATGACCACTACATCGCCCAGGAGGCACAGGCTTAG